A region from the Silene latifolia isolate original U9 population chromosome 7, ASM4854445v1, whole genome shotgun sequence genome encodes:
- the LOC141589695 gene encoding alcohol-forming fatty acyl-CoA reductase-like encodes MGANFKSFISEKVTVVPGDITLEGLAIKDLKLKEELWSDIDVIINLAATTNFDERYDVSLSLNTFGAKNVLDFAKKCTKLKVLIQVSTGLNMIKCRSNHWGWPNVYVFTKALGEMLLKQEKEDIPLVFIRPTIVTSTFKEPFPGWVEGIRTIDSLAIAYGKGRLPCIPGDPNCVVDAIPADMVVNAILVAAMAHANDKGNLAIYHVGSSVKNPVSFKTLFDVAYQYFKHHPWIKNDGTPVILGHVKILTTMSSYNAYFFLHYLLPLKVVEIVNMALCQYFKGTCMYMRRNIYYMKRLINIYKPYLFYMGIYDDINTEKLRIASRERGAETDSFHFDPKDFDWNDYFMNIHLPGVVKYVLKR; translated from the exons ATGGGAGCAAACTTCAAGTCCTTCATATCAGAAAAGGTAACTGTTGTACCTGGTGATATTACTTTGGAAGGCTTGGCAATTAAAGACCTCAAATTGAAGGAAGAACTATGGAGTGACATTGATGTCATTATTAATTTGGCTGCAACCACCAATTTTGACGAGAG GTATGATGTCTCATTATCCCTCAACACTTTTGGAGCTAAAAATGTACTAGACTTTGCCAAGAAATGTACCAAGTTAAAGGTGCTCATCCAAGTATCAACTG GATTAAATATGATAAAATGTAGGTCAAATCATTGGGGATGGCCAAATGTATATGTATTCACAAAGGCATTAGGAGAAATGTTGCTAAAGCAAGAAAAAGAAGACATCCCTCTTGTATTTATTCGTCCTACCATTGTCACTAGCACTTTCAAAGAACCCTTTCCTGGTTGGGTTGAAGGCATAAG AACAATTGACAGTTTAGCCATTGCTTATGGCAAAGGAAGATTGCCATGCATCCCTGGTGACCCTAACTGTGTTGTTGATGCG ATTCCAGCTGATATGGTAGTGAATGCAATTCTAGTAGCAGCAATGGCTCATGCAAATGACAAAGGGAACTTGGCGATTTACCATGTTGGATCCTCGGTAAAAAATCCGGTGAGCTTCAAAACACTGTTTGACGTTGCGTACCAGTACTTCAAGCATCATCCATGGATCAAAAACGATGGAACTCCTGTCATTCTTGGTCATGTCAAGATCTTAACCACCATGTCTAGCTACAATGCTTACTTTTTTCTTCATTATTTACTGCCCTTGAAG GTAGTAGAGATTGTGAATATGGCGTTATGTCAGTACTTCAAAGGGACGTGCATGTACATGAGAAGGAATATATACTATATGAAGCGGTTGATCAACATTTACAAACCATATCTGTTTTACATGGGCAT ATATGATGACATAAACACTGAGAAGTTAAGGATTGCATCAAGAGAAAGAGGCGCAGAAACAGATTCGTTTCACTTTGACCCCAAGGACTTTGACTGGAATGATTACTTCATGAACATTCATCTTCCAGGAGTTGTTAAATACGTTTTGAAGCGATAA